The Sulfolobus acidocaldarius DSM 639 genome has a window encoding:
- a CDS encoding MarR family transcriptional regulator, which yields MERTKIGKNLDLLLSPPLRLLLLIYSLGEATVSQLIKESGGMSASTITKYVRQLEGLGLVSVELTSSPP from the coding sequence ATGGAACGAACCAAAATTGGCAAGAACCTCGACTTGTTACTCTCACCCCCGTTGAGGCTATTACTGCTCATATATTCGCTTGGCGAAGCCACGGTCTCGCAGCTAATTAAAGAGAGTGGCGGGATGAGTGCTAGCACAATAACAAAATACGTCAGACAGTTAGAGGGGTTGGGGTTAGTTAGTGTGGAGCTGACCTCCTCCCCGCCCTAA
- a CDS encoding winged helix-turn-helix transcriptional regulator, with protein MSRLVIEMSIRHKELSEIEQRVLRFLLKNDGTALSDIIEKTRSSPNSVTSALRELIEVGLVEERREEVFPRRRFLYLTGKGKVVAKKLDEIYSLLEN; from the coding sequence ATGAGTAGATTAGTAATTGAAATGAGTATAAGGCATAAGGAACTAAGTGAGATAGAACAGAGGGTTCTAAGGTTTCTGCTGAAAAACGACGGGACCGCCCTGAGCGATATCATTGAGAAGACACGTTCTAGTCCAAATTCTGTCACTTCCGCTCTACGTGAATTAATCGAGGTTGGACTTGTAGAAGAGAGGAGGGAAGAAGTGTTCCCAAGGAGGCGCTTCCTATATCTTACAGGAAAGGGAAAGGTAGTTGCGAAGAAGCTAGACGAGATATATAGCCTCCTAGAAAATTAA
- a CDS encoding RNA-guided endonuclease InsQ/TnpB family protein, producing the protein MKRSNIVRLVVSKDVGKKLRELATWTAKCWNEVNWLRMQQFKEGKMVDFNDTEKVVYAKYKEYLKVNAQQVCRKNAEAWRSFFSLMKDKKDGKLPSWFKPRPPGYWKDKRGSYKLLILIRNDRYTVDENARTIYLKDFGLTLHFKGKLKWKGKQGRLEIFHNGLHWCASIPVEVEVNAKPKGNGIAGVDLGIVNLATVVFDDSSWVLFKGGSVLSEYENYSRKIAITQKKLSLHKQERSKRLKALFLKRKRFLKHVLNSMARKTVETAYEKGVSIIKVGYPKEISKHHGNKLTVNFWNYNYVIRRMQEVSEEYGIKVETVNEAYTSIVCSLCGEAHENGRIHRGLFKCPHIGKVVNADLNGAINILHIPKSRGGWSEGNSTKGIGVKWLKTQPVVYHWTSGAGWVFKSPTSCEAMGMKVVNHRPVNRPRGTLTL; encoded by the coding sequence GTGAAGAGGAGTAATATAGTTAGACTAGTTGTCTCGAAGGACGTGGGCAAGAAGTTGAGGGAGCTAGCAACATGGACTGCCAAGTGTTGGAACGAGGTTAACTGGTTGAGGATGCAACAGTTCAAGGAAGGGAAGATGGTGGACTTTAACGACACTGAGAAAGTAGTGTACGCTAAATACAAGGAGTACTTAAAGGTAAATGCCCAACAAGTGTGTAGGAAGAACGCCGAGGCATGGCGTTCCTTCTTCTCGCTAATGAAGGACAAGAAAGACGGTAAGTTGCCTAGCTGGTTTAAGCCTAGACCACCAGGGTATTGGAAGGATAAACGTGGTAGCTACAAACTGTTAATACTAATCAGAAATGATAGGTATACAGTAGACGAGAACGCTAGAACAATTTATCTGAAGGACTTTGGGTTAACACTTCACTTCAAAGGCAAGCTTAAGTGGAAGGGCAAACAAGGAAGGTTAGAGATATTCCATAATGGACTACATTGGTGTGCATCTATACCAGTTGAGGTGGAGGTTAACGCTAAGCCCAAAGGTAATGGTATAGCTGGAGTAGATTTAGGTATTGTTAACTTGGCTACTGTAGTGTTCGATGATAGCTCGTGGGTGTTGTTCAAAGGTGGTTCTGTACTATCAGAGTATGAGAACTACTCTAGAAAGATTGCAATTACGCAGAAAAAGTTGTCATTGCATAAGCAAGAGAGGAGTAAGAGGTTGAAGGCGTTGTTTCTAAAGAGGAAGAGGTTCTTAAAACACGTGTTGAACTCTATGGCTAGGAAGACTGTAGAGACTGCTTACGAGAAAGGAGTATCGATAATTAAGGTCGGGTATCCCAAGGAAATATCAAAACACCACGGGAATAAGCTCACTGTAAACTTCTGGAACTACAACTACGTTATTAGGAGGATGCAAGAGGTCTCAGAGGAGTACGGCATCAAAGTCGAAACGGTGAACGAGGCTTATACTTCAATTGTGTGTTCCCTATGTGGGGAAGCCCATGAAAATGGGCGTATACACCGTGGTTTGTTTAAGTGTCCCCACATAGGGAAAGTCGTTAACGCAGACTTGAACGGGGCGATAAACATCCTACATATCCCCAAGTCCCGAGGAGGGTGGAGTGAGGGTAACTCCACCAAAGGGATAGGGGTAAAATGGCTGAAGACCCAGCCAGTGGTCTACCACTGGACGAGCGGAGCGGGGTGGGTGTTTAAATCACCCACTAGCTGTGAAGCGATGGGAATGAAGGTGGTGAACCACAGACCTGTGAACCGCCCTAGGGGAACCCTCACCCTTTAG